A single region of the Buchnera aphidicola (Formosaphis micheliae) genome encodes:
- a CDS encoding flagellar type III secretion system protein FlhB, producing the protein MNDDKTENPTHYRYKKIYKTGKIRYSQELSSFIILSIGFIFLWFYKDIIIQKIFTMFLYSFRFDHSMINNVNFINVETNDLIFIIFYFLILIFIPTLITVLVSKFFGGIAFNFLSFKFNLGVFNPLKGFKKIFSYQTLLMLIKISIKIFLMLSITIFFFLTYTDKILTLIHYTPKIALKIGYNIIEKFCFLFLGIFFIVVVFDIFLENYGYKKQFKMSRKEVKDELKQMEGDPYVKRRIRQAMKTLAHRRMFSDIKKADVIIINPVHYSIALSYDKKNMNAPKILAKGAGELANKIRCTGKKYLIPIITAPILARYLYFHTQVGQYIPSSLYKVISEVLAWVWKLRIWKEHGGIYPQPPENLLIPSNLNNWNKDNIND; encoded by the coding sequence ATGAATGACGATAAAACAGAAAATCCAACTCATTATAGATATAAAAAAATTTATAAAACAGGTAAAATTCGGTATTCTCAAGAATTAAGTTCATTTATTATTTTGAGTATAGGTTTTATTTTTTTATGGTTTTATAAGGATATAATAATACAAAAAATATTTACTATGTTCTTGTATAGTTTTCGTTTTGATCATTCTATGATTAATAATGTTAACTTCATTAATGTTGAGACTAATGATTTAATTTTTATTATTTTTTATTTTCTTATTTTGATTTTTATTCCTACTTTAATAACTGTATTAGTTTCAAAATTTTTTGGAGGAATAGCTTTTAACTTTTTATCATTTAAATTTAATTTAGGTGTATTTAATCCATTAAAAGGATTTAAAAAAATATTTTCTTATCAAACATTATTAATGCTAATAAAAATTAGTATAAAAATATTTTTAATGTTAAGTATTACTATATTTTTCTTTTTGACATATACAGATAAAATATTAACATTAATTCACTATACACCAAAAATAGCATTAAAAATTGGATATAATATAATAGAAAAATTTTGTTTTTTGTTTTTAGGTATATTTTTTATAGTGGTTGTATTTGATATTTTTTTAGAGAATTATGGTTATAAAAAACAATTTAAAATGAGTCGTAAAGAAGTTAAAGATGAATTAAAACAAATGGAAGGAGATCCTTATGTAAAGAGAAGAATACGTCAAGCAATGAAAACATTAGCACATCGCAGAATGTTTTCAGATATTAAAAAAGCTGATGTGATTATTATAAACCCTGTACATTATTCGATTGCATTGTCATATGATAAAAAAAATATGAATGCTCCTAAAATTTTAGCTAAAGGAGCAGGTGAATTGGCAAATAAAATTCGTTGTACTGGTAAAAAATATTTAATTCCAATAATTACAGCACCGATTTTGGCTCGTTATTTATATTTTCATACTCAAGTAGGTCAATATATTCCTAGTTCTTTATACAAAGTAATTTCTGAAGTATTAGCTTGGGTTTGGAAATTGAGAATTTGGAAAGAACATGGAGGGATATATCCTCAACCTCCAGAAAATTTATTAATTCCTTCAAATTTAAATAATTGGAATAAGGATAATATAAATGATTAA
- the flhA gene encoding flagellar biosynthesis protein FlhA → MINFLKYLQIKEWQTLSGPVLILIILSMMVLPFPPVLLDIFFTFNIVLSIIILLVAMLTKKTLDFIAFPTILLFSTLLRLALNIASTRVILLYGHTGVNSAGNVIKSFGHFLVGGNYAIGIVIFIILVIINFMVITKGANRIAEVGARFTLDGMPGKQMAIDADLNAGLIGEKIAKERRLEISREADFYGSMDGASKFVRGDAISGILIMIVNILGGLIIGIAQHNMSFIKAIEVYTILTIGDGLVAQIPALVISMAAGVIVTRVSTEENLGEQIIRQLFYNPQVILLSGIVLGILGLVPGMPSMVFLSFTIILFLLSGWLFRNNTGVKLFFLGNKKNNFKDVNKEIEVSWNDIKLEDMIRIEIGHGLISIVDNQKDNQLLHLLRSIRKKYAIEIGFLPPLINIRNNSSLSLNAYRILIKGVEVANYTVYLEHLIAINMSNISKTLKGIKVFEPIFNFPAYWITLDLKNEAKNKGFTVIDSSTVIATHVNKIMNEHMSELFGRQEAQDLLRYVSNIMPFLTEDLVPNIISLTTFHKVLQNLLLEHVSIKDMRTIIETLIEFSDLKKDNVDTLTNMVRISLSKSIMQNLFKKDKMYVIGLDTQLENLLLQALQNNQNSIEPSLFSELIKDLDVAINNQKSMGVLPVLLVHHALRVFLFRLLHEIFSELHVISNLEVSDSKEIRISSIIGQKK, encoded by the coding sequence ATGATTAATTTTTTAAAGTATTTGCAAATTAAAGAATGGCAAACTTTATCAGGACCAGTATTAATTTTAATAATTTTATCTATGATGGTTTTACCCTTTCCGCCTGTTTTATTAGATATATTTTTTACTTTTAATATTGTATTATCAATTATTATATTATTAGTAGCTATGTTAACAAAAAAGACATTAGATTTTATAGCTTTTCCTACTATTTTGTTATTTTCTACTTTATTACGTTTAGCTTTAAATATTGCTTCTACTAGAGTTATTTTATTATATGGTCATACTGGAGTAAATTCAGCTGGAAATGTAATTAAATCATTTGGTCATTTTTTAGTTGGAGGAAATTATGCTATAGGTATAGTTATTTTTATTATATTGGTGATTATTAATTTTATGGTAATTACTAAGGGTGCTAATCGAATAGCAGAAGTAGGTGCCAGATTTACTTTAGATGGTATGCCTGGAAAACAAATGGCAATCGATGCTGATTTAAATGCAGGATTAATTGGAGAAAAAATAGCAAAAGAAAGACGATTAGAAATATCTAGAGAAGCAGATTTTTATGGATCTATGGATGGAGCAAGTAAATTTGTTAGAGGAGACGCTATATCTGGTATTTTGATAATGATTGTTAATATTTTAGGTGGTTTAATTATTGGTATTGCTCAACACAATATGAGTTTTATAAAAGCAATAGAAGTATATACAATTTTAACTATTGGAGATGGATTAGTAGCTCAAATTCCAGCTTTAGTAATTTCTATGGCTGCAGGGGTAATAGTAACTCGTGTTTCTACAGAGGAAAATTTAGGTGAACAAATTATTCGTCAGTTATTTTATAACCCTCAAGTTATTTTATTAAGTGGAATTGTTTTAGGAATATTAGGTTTAGTACCAGGTATGCCAAGTATGGTTTTTTTATCATTTACTATTATATTATTTTTATTATCAGGATGGTTATTTAGAAACAATACAGGCGTAAAATTATTTTTTTTAGGTAATAAAAAAAATAATTTTAAAGATGTAAATAAGGAAATAGAAGTATCTTGGAATGATATTAAGTTAGAAGATATGATAAGAATAGAAATAGGTCATGGATTAATTTCTATTGTTGATAATCAAAAAGATAATCAATTATTACATTTACTTCGTAGTATTAGAAAAAAATATGCTATAGAAATAGGTTTTTTACCACCATTAATAAATATTAGAAATAACAGTAGTTTATCTTTGAATGCTTATAGAATTTTAATAAAAGGAGTAGAAGTAGCTAATTATACAGTTTATTTGGAACATCTTATAGCTATAAACATGAGTAATATTTCTAAAACACTTAAAGGTATTAAAGTTTTTGAACCAATATTTAATTTTCCTGCATATTGGATTACTTTAGATTTAAAAAATGAAGCAAAAAACAAAGGATTTACTGTTATAGATTCTAGTACAGTAATAGCAACACATGTAAATAAAATAATGAACGAACATATGAGTGAATTATTTGGTAGACAGGAAGCACAAGATCTATTGCGTTATGTATCAAATATAATGCCGTTTTTAACTGAAGATTTAGTTCCTAATATAATTAGTTTAACTACATTTCATAAAGTATTGCAAAATTTATTATTAGAACATGTTAGTATTAAAGATATGAGAACTATTATAGAGACTTTAATAGAATTTTCTGATTTAAAGAAAGATAATGTCGATACTTTAACAAATATGGTACGTATATCTTTGAGTAAATCAATAATGCAAAATTTATTTAAAAAAGATAAAATGTATGTTATTGGACTTGATACTCAATTAGAAAACTTATTATTACAAGCATTACAAAATAATCAAAATAGTATTGAACCGAGTTTGTTTAGTGAGTTGATAAAAGATTTGGATGTAGCAATAAATAATCAAAAATCTATGGGTGTACTACCAGTTTTACTAGTTCATCATGCTTTACGTGTATTTTTGTTCAGATTATTACATGAAATTTTTTCTGAATTACATGTAATTTCTAATTTAGAAGTTTCTGATTCCAAAGAGATACGTATAAGTAGTATAATTGGACAAAAAAAATAG
- the argS gene encoding arginine--tRNA ligase, with amino-acid sequence MNIQKIISTDIKKALINFGVSENYNLEIFKTSKMHIGDYQSNAIMKIAKQLKTDPYNFAKNIIKLIKKNNIYENISVSKPGFINIILNRQWLSKILDINIHSHTLGIAPISPETIIVDYSSPNIAKEMHIGHLRSTIIGDATVRILEFIGHNVIRVNHIGDWGTQFGMLLAYLKVNKNFDFIKNISLKNIEKLYQKAKKKYDEDQNFAKLSRQYVVKLQSGDLYCQYLWKKMTQATINYNKTIYKKLHITLQDKHIMGESAYNTMLPKITEDLKNKGIAVYNQGALVVLLDKIKNRQGHPMGVIIKKKDGGYVYAIIDIACIKYRCEILKADKIIYYTDSRQHQYLLQIWEIARKAGYVSKHVLLEHHMFGMILSKNRHPFKTRSGNTVKLNILLNEGIDKAKNILLKKNPHLSAKDTEKLSTIIGIGAIKYADLRKNRTTDYIFNWDEMLSFEGNTALYIQYAYTRIISIMKKSNIDVTKITSKIQLIEPYEIELALHLLQFEEKILYAANQGTPHVICNYLYQLSGTFSKFYENCSILFAKKTAISHSRLKLSFLTAKTIKKGLNLLGIYTMNYI; translated from the coding sequence ATGAATATACAAAAAATCATTTCAACAGATATAAAAAAAGCTTTAATAAATTTTGGTGTATCAGAAAACTATAATCTTGAAATATTTAAAACTTCTAAAATGCATATAGGAGATTATCAATCTAATGCCATCATGAAAATCGCTAAACAATTAAAAACAGATCCTTACAATTTTGCAAAAAATATAATTAAATTAATAAAAAAAAATAATATATATGAAAATATTTCAGTATCAAAGCCTGGATTCATTAATATTATACTCAATAGACAATGGTTGTCTAAAATTTTAGATATAAATATACATTCACATACATTAGGTATTGCTCCTATATCACCTGAAACTATTATAGTAGATTATTCTTCACCAAATATAGCAAAAGAAATGCATATAGGTCATTTACGTTCTACTATTATAGGTGATGCTACTGTTCGAATATTAGAATTTATTGGTCATAATGTAATTCGCGTTAACCATATTGGCGATTGGGGAACTCAATTCGGTATGTTACTTGCATATTTAAAAGTTAATAAAAATTTCGATTTTATAAAAAATATATCCTTAAAAAATATTGAAAAATTATATCAAAAAGCTAAAAAAAAATATGACGAAGACCAGAATTTCGCAAAATTATCTAGACAGTATGTTGTCAAATTACAATCTGGTGATTTATATTGTCAATATTTATGGAAAAAAATGACCCAAGCAACTATAAACTATAATAAAACAATATATAAAAAACTACATATTACATTACAAGATAAACATATTATGGGTGAAAGCGCATATAATACTATGCTACCAAAAATTACAGAAGATCTCAAAAATAAAGGAATTGCAGTATACAATCAAGGTGCCTTAGTTGTATTACTAGATAAAATTAAAAATAGACAAGGCCATCCTATGGGGGTAATAATAAAAAAGAAAGATGGCGGTTATGTATATGCAATAATAGATATTGCTTGTATAAAATATAGATGTGAAATATTGAAAGCTGATAAAATAATTTATTATACTGATTCCAGACAACATCAATATTTATTACAAATATGGGAAATAGCTAGAAAAGCTGGATATGTATCTAAACATGTATTACTTGAACATCATATGTTTGGAATGATTTTATCTAAAAATAGACATCCATTTAAAACTCGCTCAGGAAATACCGTTAAATTAAATATTTTACTAAATGAAGGAATCGATAAAGCCAAAAACATACTACTTAAAAAAAATCCCCATTTGTCTGCAAAAGATACAGAAAAATTATCAACAATTATCGGTATTGGAGCTATAAAATATGCTGATCTTCGTAAAAATAGAACTACAGACTATATTTTCAACTGGGATGAAATGTTATCTTTTGAAGGTAATACAGCATTATATATTCAATATGCTTATACTAGAATTATATCAATAATGAAAAAATCGAATATTGACGTGACAAAAATCACATCAAAAATACAACTCATAGAACCATATGAAATTGAATTAGCATTACATTTATTACAATTTGAAGAAAAAATATTATACGCAGCAAATCAAGGTACACCTCACGTTATATGTAATTATCTATATCAATTATCTGGAACATTTTCTAAATTTTATGAAAATTGTTCTATTCTATTTGCGAAAAAAACAGCCATCTCTCATAGTCGATTAAAACTATCTTTTTTAACAGCTAAAACTATTAAAAAAGGATTAAATTTGTTAGGTATTTATACCATGAACTACATTTAA